Proteins encoded by one window of Gemmatimonadota bacterium:
- a CDS encoding NDP-sugar synthase — protein MDSVRSRPAAGSRRSMDDNGLVRGVILTADRDGAGPSAWDGCPDLLLPLANKPLVERMLSQYARAGVRETLIAAGRDTAEIAAFCGDGARWGMSLAYQDARNARDARDARDVTAGQGLCRLIGEVAAFAKDAPFLISTGPLLLESEVYAQLVRSYREHRPCGIRAGRNAGHTSGTSRDAAEHTRIYLMTPRTREVLENVDTLDHTLNTLFDAALDELAGRGETVLYLDAGHPTFDVRSPEAYLASNERLLASSPESTMSALPEIMDDNFSSPNLVMRPPVIVDDTAELERCRIGPGVSIGPGVRIGHGAAIEHSVIMADADVGDGATISYAVIGKDAGIENRAILHGSADRVIVVRSD, from the coding sequence ATGGATTCCGTCAGGTCACGACCCGCCGCCGGGAGCCGTCGAAGCATGGACGACAACGGGTTGGTTAGAGGCGTCATTTTGACCGCGGATCGCGATGGAGCCGGGCCTTCCGCATGGGATGGCTGCCCGGACCTGCTCCTTCCCCTGGCCAACAAGCCGCTTGTCGAACGGATGCTGTCGCAGTACGCACGGGCCGGGGTCCGGGAAACGCTGATCGCGGCCGGCCGGGACACCGCAGAGATCGCGGCGTTTTGCGGCGACGGCGCGCGGTGGGGCATGTCCCTGGCCTACCAGGATGCTCGGAACGCTCGGGATGCCCGGGACGCACGGGATGTAACGGCCGGACAGGGTCTGTGTCGGCTTATCGGTGAAGTGGCGGCGTTTGCGAAAGATGCGCCGTTTCTGATATCTACAGGTCCGCTGTTGCTGGAATCCGAGGTTTACGCGCAACTGGTTCGGTCGTACCGAGAGCACCGCCCATGTGGGATCCGTGCGGGGCGAAACGCCGGCCACACCTCCGGCACGTCGCGTGATGCCGCTGAGCATACCCGTATCTATTTGATGACGCCCCGGACCCGCGAAGTCCTGGAAAATGTAGACACCCTGGACCATACACTGAACACCCTGTTTGACGCGGCGCTGGATGAACTCGCCGGCCGCGGCGAAACCGTGCTGTATCTGGACGCCGGCCATCCGACATTCGACGTGCGATCGCCCGAGGCGTACCTGGCATCGAATGAACGGCTGCTTGCCTCAAGTCCGGAAAGCACGATGTCGGCATTGCCGGAGATCATGGACGACAACTTCTCGTCTCCGAACCTCGTGATGCGACCACCGGTGATCGTCGACGACACGGCCGAACTCGAACGTTGCCGCATCGGCCCCGGCGTCAGTATCGGCCCCGGCGTTCGAATCGGACACGGCGCGGCCATCGAACACAGCGTGATCATGGCGGACGCCGATGTCGGCGACGGCGCGACGATCTCCTATGCGGTCATCGGCAAAGACGCCGGCATCGAGAACCGGGCCATCCTGCATGGCAGCGCGGACCGTGTGATCGTCGTCCGGTCCGATTAG
- a CDS encoding phytanoyl-CoA dioxygenase family protein, with protein MTAVDRTKVGGHASPYPLSAEHVRRYRENGHVHLRGICTKEEIAAFRGALRSVTSDRFAGTARMADRTEDDFSQVFMQTFNLREAHEVVARFIQSPRLGRIAADLMGVDAVRIYYDKAMFKEPESWITPWHQDGPHWPLRSDHVLTMWIPLVDTTIDMGPPRFASGTHRDGVIGPRGIHRASESFFDDYVRSNRIPVVEEEIPAGDATLHSHWVVHGARANTSGRVREALGITFYEDGMVIDDSACSAENRPVIDANLGNRRPGQRADHPRNQVVFARSWTVL; from the coding sequence ATGACTGCGGTTGATCGCACCAAGGTTGGTGGACATGCGTCACCGTACCCTCTGTCCGCGGAACACGTGCGGCGGTACCGTGAAAACGGTCATGTGCATCTTCGGGGCATCTGTACAAAGGAAGAGATCGCGGCCTTTCGCGGGGCGCTTAGGTCGGTCACTTCCGATCGGTTCGCCGGGACAGCCAGGATGGCCGACCGCACGGAAGACGACTTCTCCCAGGTCTTTATGCAGACGTTCAACCTGAGGGAGGCGCACGAGGTCGTCGCGCGGTTCATCCAATCGCCGCGGCTCGGACGGATCGCGGCCGACCTGATGGGCGTGGACGCGGTCCGCATCTACTACGATAAGGCCATGTTCAAGGAACCCGAAAGCTGGATCACGCCATGGCACCAGGACGGTCCACACTGGCCGCTGCGCTCGGACCACGTGCTGACCATGTGGATCCCCCTCGTGGATACCACGATCGACATGGGCCCGCCACGATTCGCCAGCGGTACGCACCGGGATGGCGTCATTGGTCCCAGGGGGATACACCGCGCATCGGAGTCGTTCTTCGACGACTATGTCCGATCGAACCGGATTCCGGTCGTGGAAGAGGAGATTCCCGCTGGCGACGCGACCCTGCACAGTCACTGGGTCGTTCATGGCGCGCGGGCCAACACGTCGGGCCGCGTCCGTGAAGCATTGGGTATCACGTTTTACGAGGACGGTATGGTTATCGACGATTCCGCGTGCAGCGCGGAGAACCGGCCGGTCATCGATGCCAACCTGGGAAACAGGCGTCCCGGCCAGCGGGCCGATCATCCGCGCAACCAGGTCGTGTTCGCCCGGTCCTGGACGGTGCTTTGA
- the selB gene encoding selenocysteine-specific translation elongation factor yields the protein MSHLTIGTAGHVDHGKSALVEALTGVHPDRLKEERDRGMTIDLGFAFMSLSDGREVPIVDVPGHERFLKTMVAGVSGIHLVLFVVAADEGVMPQTVEHLGTVRYMGVDAGIVVLTKCDLVDEEWLMLVEDDVKSLVTGSFLEDAPVVRVSSVTGQGIGRLKEIIEDRLAGLSVEDDAGYFRMPVDRVFSMKGFGTVIAGTVLSGSLSRDSDAELLPAGTPLRIRGMQTHNDTVDRAVKGQRVALNVSNVRTTDIQRGDELGAPGYLLPTLMTDATVQCLESLEEPLKNRQRVRLHKGTSETIGRLILLDRDELAPGETGYVQLRLEKPIVAERNELFIIRGFSSMRLLGGGRFVEVYPQKNRRFRRSVLDYLEAVTGAEPDVLIERVMGHAHGAQQLKSMEDLVRFTNLNAEVLEHSLTRLVEKGELVRFPDHRYLHREGYAGLKDELVKLLEKMHRTQRLKHTLPKDAPRLQLSWEPPDTVYDGLLNDLDAEGRIVLSSRSVRLATHTVKLNAREKRILEAFEELGEAEPPAVFNMNDLPQVMADRSIIVKELQVDPDADMIRSMAGYALDQEIFVEFADRQIMHHHALESVRRRLVAYLESLGTVRASEFRSHLGISRAHATALLDYYCDLGVTNRESGTHRLAQGD from the coding sequence ATGTCCCATCTCACCATAGGCACGGCCGGCCACGTCGACCACGGCAAGAGCGCCCTGGTGGAAGCGCTGACCGGCGTTCATCCCGATCGACTCAAGGAGGAACGGGACCGGGGCATGACGATCGACCTCGGTTTCGCCTTCATGTCCCTGAGCGACGGGCGGGAAGTCCCCATCGTCGACGTACCGGGCCACGAACGTTTCCTCAAGACCATGGTCGCCGGGGTGAGCGGCATACATCTCGTCCTCTTCGTCGTGGCCGCCGACGAGGGCGTCATGCCCCAGACCGTCGAACACCTGGGCACGGTGAGATACATGGGGGTCGACGCGGGCATCGTCGTCCTGACGAAATGCGACCTGGTCGACGAAGAGTGGCTGATGCTCGTGGAGGACGACGTGAAGTCGCTCGTGACCGGCTCGTTCCTGGAGGACGCGCCGGTCGTCCGTGTTTCGTCGGTAACGGGCCAGGGGATCGGCCGGCTGAAGGAGATCATCGAAGACCGGCTGGCCGGACTGTCGGTCGAAGACGACGCGGGATACTTCCGCATGCCCGTGGACCGGGTGTTCAGCATGAAGGGCTTCGGAACGGTCATCGCCGGTACCGTCCTGTCGGGAAGTCTCTCGCGGGACTCGGACGCGGAATTGCTTCCGGCCGGGACGCCACTCCGGATCAGGGGCATGCAGACCCACAACGACACTGTGGACCGTGCCGTCAAAGGCCAACGGGTCGCACTGAACGTCTCGAATGTCAGAACAACCGACATTCAGCGGGGCGATGAGCTGGGCGCGCCCGGTTACCTGCTTCCGACCCTGATGACCGATGCCACGGTGCAGTGCCTGGAGTCTCTGGAAGAGCCGCTGAAGAACCGGCAGCGCGTTCGCCTGCACAAGGGCACGAGCGAGACCATCGGCAGGCTGATCCTGCTCGACCGGGACGAACTCGCCCCGGGCGAGACGGGTTACGTGCAGCTTCGCCTGGAGAAACCCATCGTGGCCGAACGTAATGAGCTCTTCATCATCCGGGGTTTTTCATCCATGCGTCTGCTCGGCGGAGGCCGGTTCGTGGAGGTCTATCCCCAGAAGAATCGCCGGTTCCGCCGGTCCGTACTGGACTACCTGGAAGCGGTGACCGGCGCGGAACCGGATGTCCTGATTGAACGGGTCATGGGGCACGCACACGGCGCACAGCAACTCAAGTCCATGGAGGACCTCGTTCGATTCACGAACCTGAATGCCGAAGTGCTGGAACATAGCCTGACACGGCTGGTGGAAAAGGGCGAACTCGTCCGGTTCCCGGACCACAGGTATCTGCACCGGGAAGGATACGCAGGCCTGAAGGACGAACTGGTCAAACTGCTCGAAAAGATGCACCGCACCCAACGGCTGAAGCATACGCTGCCCAAGGACGCCCCGAGGCTGCAGTTGTCCTGGGAACCTCCCGACACCGTCTATGACGGGTTGCTCAACGACCTCGACGCGGAAGGCCGGATCGTGCTGTCTAGCCGGTCGGTCCGGCTGGCCACCCACACGGTCAAGCTGAACGCCCGGGAAAAACGCATACTCGAGGCGTTCGAGGAACTGGGCGAGGCCGAACCTCCCGCTGTCTTCAACATGAACGATCTGCCGCAGGTCATGGCAGATCGGTCGATAATTGTGAAGGAATTACAGGTTGATCCGGACGCGGATATGATTAGGAGCATGGCCGGGTATGCCCTGGACCAGGAGATCTTCGTCGAGTTCGCGGACCGGCAGATCATGCATCACCATGCCCTCGAGTCGGTCAGGCGGCGCCTGGTGGCCTACCTGGAATCCCTCGGCACCGTGCGTGCGTCCGAGTTCCGCAGCCACCTGGGTATTTCCAGGGCGCACGCCACCGCGTTGCTGGACTACTACTGCGACCTGGGCGTCACCAACCGGGAGTCCGGCACGCACAGGCTGGCGCAAGGGGACTGA
- a CDS encoding heme-copper oxidase subunit III: MTQQSGQPQARSAEPETQPGMPMEILGMYLFIASELIIFITLLFILFWLRSGLVADWPPPDQPRLPIGITGINTVFLLVSGYSMHRAYRAVKRNASRQLTRWLMVTCVLGVVFLTVQGFEWIRLIQFGLSMTSSLYGAMFYTIIGLHAVHVLATVLVLLYLWVRSSAGAYTREKHTGVVLGYMFWLFVVLIWPILYVLVYLV; the protein is encoded by the coding sequence TTGACCCAGCAGTCCGGTCAACCTCAGGCACGTTCAGCCGAACCGGAAACGCAGCCGGGCATGCCCATGGAAATCCTGGGCATGTACCTCTTCATCGCCAGCGAACTCATCATCTTCATCACGCTGCTGTTCATCCTGTTCTGGCTACGGTCCGGTCTTGTGGCGGACTGGCCCCCGCCCGACCAGCCTCGCCTGCCCATCGGGATCACGGGCATAAACACCGTGTTTCTTCTGGTGAGCGGTTACTCCATGCACCGGGCGTACCGGGCCGTGAAGCGGAACGCGTCCCGCCAGTTGACGCGTTGGCTGATGGTCACGTGCGTGCTGGGCGTCGTATTCCTCACGGTGCAGGGGTTCGAATGGATCCGGCTGATTCAGTTCGGGTTGAGCATGACCTCGAGCCTGTACGGCGCCATGTTCTACACGATCATCGGGCTGCATGCCGTCCACGTGCTCGCAACCGTCCTCGTACTGTTATACCTCTGGGTCCGGTCCTCCGCCGGCGCATACACCCGGGAAAAGCACACCGGCGTGGTGCTGGGCTACATGTTCTGGCTCTTCGTCGTCCTCATCTGGCCCATCCTCTACGTACTGGTCTACCTGGTGTGA
- a CDS encoding sugar phosphate isomerase/epimerase — protein sequence MKRFSIMELSLSVRVAESVLNKEEANRSMEHLADLAREIGYSAMCMRASQAGIKSPLEQITAVRKVLDDRGLPVSMITGDIPIPANDEHAPDALRNITPYLDLAELLDADLIRIGMKTEEDIAWARWASDEAAERDIRLAHQSHTRSLFETVEESVSMLKQVGRENFGIIYEPANLDLCGQDYGPETIRRFEPWLFNVYLQNHRLNPNGSMTLNTWVRGPAPHDPVPLQETGGIDFPVIMRTLEEIGYEGYVTVHQAFAELMEPEDAARQSFDYLTSIADF from the coding sequence ATGAAAAGGTTCTCGATCATGGAACTCTCGTTGTCCGTACGGGTCGCCGAATCCGTCTTGAATAAGGAAGAAGCCAACCGGTCCATGGAGCACCTGGCCGACCTTGCCCGGGAGATCGGATACTCCGCCATGTGCATGCGGGCGTCCCAGGCAGGCATAAAGTCGCCGCTTGAACAGATCACCGCGGTTCGGAAGGTACTCGACGATCGGGGTCTGCCCGTTTCCATGATTACGGGAGACATCCCCATACCCGCGAACGACGAACACGCCCCGGACGCCCTCCGGAACATCACGCCCTACCTGGACCTGGCCGAATTGCTGGACGCCGACCTGATTCGGATTGGCATGAAGACGGAGGAGGACATCGCCTGGGCGCGGTGGGCTTCGGACGAGGCGGCCGAGCGGGATATCCGGCTTGCCCATCAGTCCCACACCCGCAGCCTGTTCGAAACCGTGGAGGAGTCCGTCTCCATGTTGAAGCAGGTGGGACGCGAGAACTTCGGCATCATCTATGAACCGGCCAATCTGGACCTGTGCGGCCAGGACTACGGACCGGAAACGATCAGGCGGTTCGAGCCCTGGCTCTTCAACGTCTACCTGCAGAATCACCGGCTGAACCCCAATGGGTCCATGACCCTGAACACCTGGGTGCGAGGTCCCGCGCCCCACGATCCGGTGCCCCTACAGGAAACGGGCGGGATCGACTTTCCCGTCATCATGCGGACGCTCGAAGAGATCGGATACGAAGGCTACGTGACCGTGCACCAGGCCTTTGCCGAGCTCATGGAACCCGAAGACGCCGCCCGCCAGAGCTTCGACTACCTGACTTCCATTGCGGACTTCTGA
- a CDS encoding amidohydrolase family protein: protein MLNAITGGSIINGKGAAPIPDGLILVDGNRIQAVGSRDSLSIPGDAEVVDLGTATLLPGLIDTHVHLVMNAREDCVTSLAHKSAVESVVEAAGNARRALRGGVTTVRDCADVFGVTLTLKRAIDRGHLDGPRILACGLPITTTAGHLNYMGISADSTEEVLKAVRTVVSMGVDWVKVCATGGGLTPDSNVRRAQYSAETLTALVKDAHRLGRRVAAHAHGTEGILNCAIAGTDSIEHCSWMGEEEGHRYDEAAVDLMLKKGLYVSHTITGPRTGSSEEVDDLMNSEYGERYALLRRTLEEGVRMVISSDAGVPDTRFEDFGGSLVIAVKCCGFSPMGAIIACTSRAAEMLGMADRVGSLEPGRFADILAVDGDPLQDISAIRRIVGVFKDGRRFV, encoded by the coding sequence TTGCTAAATGCCATCACAGGCGGCTCGATCATCAACGGGAAGGGCGCGGCGCCCATTCCCGACGGGCTGATCCTCGTGGACGGCAACCGGATCCAGGCCGTCGGTTCCCGCGACAGCCTTTCCATTCCCGGCGACGCAGAGGTCGTCGACCTCGGCACGGCCACGCTGCTTCCCGGCCTTATCGATACCCACGTACATCTCGTCATGAACGCGCGGGAGGACTGCGTCACCTCCCTGGCGCACAAGAGCGCCGTGGAGTCCGTGGTCGAGGCCGCCGGGAACGCCCGACGGGCCTTGCGGGGCGGGGTGACGACCGTTCGGGACTGCGCCGACGTGTTCGGCGTGACGCTGACCCTGAAGCGGGCCATCGACAGGGGTCACCTGGACGGCCCGCGCATACTCGCCTGCGGCCTGCCCATTACCACGACGGCGGGGCACCTTAACTACATGGGGATCAGCGCGGACAGCACGGAGGAGGTGCTGAAGGCCGTGCGCACGGTGGTCTCCATGGGCGTGGACTGGGTCAAGGTCTGTGCCACCGGCGGGGGGCTGACTCCGGACAGCAACGTGCGCCGCGCCCAGTATTCGGCGGAGACCCTGACGGCTCTGGTTAAGGACGCCCATCGCCTGGGCAGGAGAGTCGCCGCCCACGCCCACGGGACCGAAGGCATTCTGAACTGCGCCATAGCGGGCACCGACAGCATCGAGCACTGTTCGTGGATGGGGGAGGAAGAGGGACACCGATACGATGAGGCGGCGGTCGACCTGATGCTGAAGAAGGGCCTTTACGTTAGCCACACCATCACCGGACCGAGGACCGGTTCGTCGGAAGAAGTTGATGATTTGATGAACAGCGAGTACGGCGAACGATACGCCTTGCTGCGGCGGACGCTGGAGGAAGGCGTCCGCATGGTCATCTCCAGCGACGCGGGTGTCCCGGACACCCGCTTCGAGGATTTCGGCGGGAGCCTCGTCATCGCCGTCAAGTGCTGCGGCTTCTCGCCCATGGGCGCCATCATCGCTTGCACCAGCCGGGCCGCCGAGATGCTGGGTATGGCCGACCGGGTCGGATCCCTGGAACCCGGCAGGTTTGCGGATATCCTTGCGGTCGATGGAGATCCGCTGCAGGACATCAGCGCCATCCGCCGGATCGTCGGCGTGTTCAAGGACGGCCGGCGGTTCGTGTGA
- a CDS encoding response regulator, with amino-acid sequence MPNADRLEESNRKLQQQLSKLSEVSLRISESLDVNTVLQEVVAGACALTGARMGGITMIDESGQLLDFVAHGLSEREHRELLDLPRGAEIWEYLKGVSQPLRLKNMSAHFDSLGLASHPVMDRALLGVPIRHQGSQVGFFYLLDKESGQQFTSEDERIISMFISQAGAAITNAKKHRDEQQARADLEALIDTSPVGVVVFDARTGKAVSFNQESRRIVGDLETPGVSIVDLLDVINVKRADGREIELEEYTLVRLLREATTVRAEEIVLEVPDGRKVTTLINATPIVSEQGEVQSVVITMQDMTPLEDLERQRAEFLSTVSHEMRAPLASIKGCAATALGNASVLQPAVSQQFFRIIDAQVDNLSELIGNLMDAAQIETGSLSVSPEPANLAVIVDQARSAYLSSEHRQTVQIDLPPDLPRVRADQQRVVQVLCNLLSNAARHSPDSSTITVQAELKDYQVEVSVVDEGRGIPAERLPHLFRKYARSGRDEAGLGSGLGLSICKGLVEAHGGRIWAESEGMGLGTRFTFTIPAAEEVPASAAAAPDGRLADSSPSGGQHPSILVVDDDPQALGYIRGILVNAGYNPILTGEPEQVENLVNDRQPDLVLLDLLLPGTDGIELMQNVTALSERPVIFLSAYGRDETIAKALEIGAADYVVKPFSPTELIARIQAALRKNAGPPAPFQVDDLVIDYDDRRVVLEGRPLILTATEYDVIRVLSTRAGKVVSYDQLLRNVWQSRNSGDLRVVRSIVKNLRRKLGDEAGNPRYIFTESRVGYRMAKPEQEQNKE; translated from the coding sequence ATGCCGAACGCTGACAGGTTAGAGGAAAGTAACAGGAAGTTGCAGCAGCAGCTTTCAAAACTGAGCGAGGTCAGCCTGCGCATCAGCGAAAGCCTTGACGTCAACACGGTCCTGCAGGAGGTCGTCGCGGGAGCCTGCGCGCTGACCGGTGCAAGGATGGGCGGTATCACCATGATCGACGAATCCGGACAGTTACTGGACTTCGTCGCCCATGGCCTGAGTGAACGTGAGCATCGCGAACTGTTGGATCTGCCGCGCGGGGCCGAAATCTGGGAGTACTTGAAAGGCGTTTCGCAGCCGCTCCGGTTAAAGAACATGTCTGCTCACTTCGACTCGCTCGGCCTGGCCAGTCATCCGGTGATGGATCGTGCGCTTCTGGGCGTGCCGATTCGCCACCAGGGCTCCCAGGTAGGCTTCTTCTACCTGCTCGACAAGGAATCCGGGCAGCAGTTCACCTCGGAAGACGAGCGGATCATTTCAATGTTCATTTCCCAGGCCGGCGCGGCGATAACAAACGCCAAGAAGCACCGTGATGAACAACAGGCCAGAGCAGACCTGGAGGCACTGATCGACACCTCACCCGTCGGCGTCGTCGTGTTCGACGCGCGAACCGGAAAGGCCGTGTCGTTCAATCAGGAGTCGCGCCGAATCGTCGGCGACCTGGAGACCCCGGGAGTGTCGATTGTGGATCTGCTAGATGTGATCAACGTGAAGCGTGCGGATGGGCGTGAAATCGAACTGGAGGAATACACGCTGGTTCGGCTGCTGCGCGAGGCGACAACCGTTCGCGCCGAGGAAATCGTACTTGAGGTCCCCGATGGCAGAAAAGTCACGACGCTGATCAACGCCACGCCCATCGTATCGGAGCAGGGCGAGGTACAGTCGGTCGTAATCACCATGCAGGATATGACGCCGCTGGAAGACCTGGAACGCCAACGGGCCGAGTTTCTGAGCACGGTGAGCCACGAAATGAGGGCTCCGCTTGCATCCATCAAGGGTTGCGCGGCCACGGCCCTCGGAAACGCTTCCGTACTTCAGCCAGCGGTATCTCAACAGTTTTTTCGAATCATCGACGCGCAGGTCGACAATCTGAGCGAGTTGATCGGCAATCTGATGGACGCGGCGCAGATCGAGACGGGTTCGCTCTCCGTATCTCCTGAGCCGGCGAACCTGGCGGTCATCGTGGACCAGGCCAGAAGCGCGTACCTCAGCAGTGAGCATCGCCAGACCGTCCAGATCGACCTGCCGCCGGATCTTCCGAGAGTGCGGGCGGACCAGCAGCGGGTCGTACAGGTGCTGTGCAATCTCCTGTCCAATGCCGCGCGTCACTCGCCCGACTCGTCCACCATTACCGTGCAGGCCGAGCTGAAGGACTACCAGGTGGAGGTGTCGGTAGTTGACGAAGGCAGGGGCATTCCCGCGGAACGGCTTCCTCACCTGTTCAGGAAGTACGCCCGGAGCGGCCGCGACGAAGCGGGATTGGGATCGGGCCTGGGCCTGTCCATCTGCAAGGGGCTGGTGGAAGCTCATGGAGGGCGCATCTGGGCCGAGAGCGAGGGGATGGGGCTCGGAACGCGGTTTACTTTCACGATACCCGCGGCCGAAGAGGTCCCGGCGAGTGCCGCGGCCGCACCGGACGGCAGGCTTGCCGATTCCTCACCCTCCGGTGGTCAACATCCGAGCATACTCGTCGTGGATGACGACCCGCAGGCATTGGGATATATCAGGGGTATTCTGGTGAACGCGGGTTACAATCCTATACTGACCGGAGAGCCCGAACAAGTCGAAAACCTGGTCAACGACCGGCAGCCGGATCTTGTCTTGCTCGATCTGCTGTTGCCCGGTACCGACGGTATCGAATTGATGCAGAACGTGACGGCGCTGTCGGAGCGTCCGGTGATCTTCCTGTCGGCGTACGGCAGGGACGAGACGATCGCCAAGGCGCTGGAGATCGGTGCGGCGGATTACGTGGTAAAACCGTTCTCGCCGACGGAACTGATCGCTCGGATCCAGGCCGCGCTGCGCAAGAACGCCGGACCGCCCGCACCATTTCAGGTTGACGATCTGGTCATCGACTATGATGATCGAAGGGTTGTCCTGGAGGGCAGGCCGTTGATCCTGACGGCCACCGAGTACGACGTGATCCGGGTTCTTTCGACCCGTGCCGGCAAGGTGGTCAGCTACGACCAGCTCCTGAGGAACGTCTGGCAGTCGCGCAATTCAGGAGACCTGAGGGTTGTGCGGTCCATCGTCAAGAATCTCAGACGCAAACTGGGTGACGAAGCAGGTAACCCCCGGTACATCTTTACCGAATCCCGCGTCGGTTACCGGATGGCCAAACCCGAGCAGGAACAGAACAAGGAGTAA
- a CDS encoding CoA pyrophosphatase, whose product MQAENLVEKLRNRRSRLLDPESGALTAAVAVLLRAAVGGTELLFLQRAQRKGDPWSGHVSFPGGKIDASDVSPRHTAIRETREETAIDLDYADFVCRLDDQATHLGKVHVAGFVFYLANGSDPTLNHEIRNAFWLPLADLMDENRYVTTTVEGEWGAREVCAIDLLDGEGPVLWGLTYRFTAQVLACAGHELPGGSEVQLR is encoded by the coding sequence ATGCAGGCAGAAAACCTGGTCGAAAAGCTGCGAAACAGGCGCAGCAGGCTGCTCGATCCTGAATCCGGCGCGCTAACGGCGGCCGTTGCGGTCCTTCTCCGCGCAGCGGTTGGAGGAACGGAATTGCTCTTCCTCCAGCGTGCGCAACGGAAGGGCGATCCCTGGTCCGGCCATGTCAGCTTTCCCGGTGGGAAGATCGATGCTTCCGATGTAAGCCCGCGGCACACGGCCATCCGGGAAACGCGGGAAGAAACGGCTATCGATCTCGACTATGCGGATTTCGTCTGCCGCCTCGACGACCAGGCGACCCATCTCGGCAAGGTGCACGTCGCCGGTTTCGTGTTCTACCTGGCGAACGGGTCCGATCCGACCCTCAACCACGAGATACGAAACGCGTTCTGGCTCCCGCTCGCCGATCTGATGGATGAAAACCGGTACGTTACGACCACGGTCGAGGGCGAATGGGGAGCAAGGGAAGTATGCGCCATCGATCTCCTCGATGGCGAAGGCCCCGTGCTCTGGGGCCTCACGTATCGTTTCACCGCCCAGGTGCTGGCCTGTGCTGGCCACGAATTGCCGGGCGGTTCCGAAGTGCAGCTGCGTTAG
- a CDS encoding acetyl-CoA carboxylase carboxyltransferase subunit alpha: MEENGPILEFEKPIYELEKRIEEMRNYAVTENLDALADEIQRLEEEVARQRRKTYSNLTRWQRVLIARHPNRPHTLDYINGMMEDFVELHGDRSFGDDKAMVTGLAKMDGRSIAVVGHQKGKNTKENVMRNFGMAGPEGYRKALRIMKLAEKFDMPVLSLVDTPGAYPGAGAEERGQAEAIARNIYEMGRLLVPIIVMVIGEGASGGALGIGVGDRVIMMENAWYSVISPEPCSTILWKDQEKAAARKADCAEALRLSATDLLQFGVIDEIVPEPFGGAHRDHETAISNVRKSILKALHEAGAQSVEERLEARLEKYSSMGAFDVAPAADDPS; the protein is encoded by the coding sequence ATGGAAGAGAACGGCCCGATCCTCGAATTCGAAAAACCGATCTACGAGCTCGAGAAGCGCATAGAGGAAATGAGGAACTATGCGGTGACCGAGAACCTCGACGCCCTGGCCGACGAGATCCAGCGCCTGGAAGAGGAAGTGGCCCGCCAGCGGCGGAAGACCTATTCCAACCTGACCCGGTGGCAGCGCGTGCTCATCGCCCGCCATCCGAACCGACCCCACACGCTCGACTACATCAACGGGATGATGGAGGATTTCGTCGAACTGCACGGCGACCGGTCCTTCGGGGACGACAAGGCCATGGTCACCGGACTGGCGAAGATGGATGGCCGGTCCATCGCCGTTGTAGGTCATCAGAAGGGGAAGAACACGAAGGAAAACGTGATGCGCAACTTCGGCATGGCCGGTCCCGAAGGATACCGCAAGGCCCTGCGCATCATGAAACTGGCCGAGAAGTTCGACATGCCGGTCCTGTCCCTCGTCGACACGCCCGGGGCCTATCCCGGCGCGGGCGCGGAAGAGCGGGGCCAGGCCGAAGCCATCGCCCGGAACATCTACGAGATGGGCCGCCTCCTCGTGCCGATTATCGTCATGGTGATCGGCGAAGGCGCCAGCGGCGGCGCCCTGGGCATCGGCGTGGGCGACCGGGTCATCATGATGGAGAACGCCTGGTATTCGGTCATCAGCCCCGAACCCTGTTCCACCATCCTGTGGAAGGATCAGGAGAAGGCGGCTGCCCGCAAGGCCGATTGCGCGGAGGCCCTGCGGCTTTCGGCTACCGACCTGCTCCAGTTCGGCGTCATCGACGAAATCGTGCCCGAACCCTTCGGTGGCGCGCACCGCGACCACGAAACGGCCATTTCGAACGTCAGAAAATCCATCCTCAAGGCGTTGCACGAGGCGGGCGCACAGTCCGTCGAGGAACGCCTGGAAGCCCGGCTGGAGAAGTACAGCAGCATGGGCGCCTTCGATGTAGCACCTGCCGCGGACGACCCGTCGTAA